A single region of the Halorubrum depositum genome encodes:
- a CDS encoding lipopolysaccharide biosynthesis protein translates to MSPLDRLLALIRRMKPGGGTAERTVKSAAWLMSQNVVGRALQLGLLAVLARLVGPAELGLVGIAMLTLSATQNFTTIGLNKALIQKAEENVDSHLNTTWMLEIGRGILIAAILFAIAPFVGGWFFEEPRAVRLIQAIGLSPLLLGFRNPGIVYFQKNLDFHKQFAYKIGGDTAQFVAGVGYALIEPTAWAFVVGFLAADVTKLVVSYAMHDYRPFPSFDLDVAKELVDYGKWLTGSSILYFLYSQGDDAFVGWLLTPTALAYYQYTYRFSNAPATELSQVLTSVMFPAYSKLQSDAEELRSAFSKTLRFTALVSFPAAIGIAAIAPDFVMTVFGEDWMPAVPAMQVLAFYGLMRALAKTVGPVWHALGRPDLITKLSALRVALIAVFIYPMTNAFGIVGTALTVTGIFVFPMLPLDMYIMSDMIDMPMREIYYEFVYPLVASVPMGVAVWYLAGVSPFGSLVNLVLLIPTGAVIYGALVLALEFATKWTVTDNFEMIFRKLAS, encoded by the coding sequence ATGAGTCCGCTCGACCGACTGCTCGCGCTGATCAGGCGGATGAAGCCGGGCGGCGGAACCGCCGAACGCACCGTTAAGAGCGCGGCCTGGCTGATGAGTCAGAACGTCGTCGGCCGAGCGCTCCAGCTGGGACTGCTCGCGGTTCTCGCTCGGCTCGTCGGCCCGGCCGAACTCGGGCTCGTGGGGATCGCGATGCTGACGCTGAGCGCGACTCAGAACTTCACCACCATCGGACTGAACAAGGCGCTGATCCAGAAGGCGGAGGAGAACGTCGACAGCCACCTCAACACGACGTGGATGCTGGAGATCGGGAGGGGGATCCTCATCGCCGCGATCCTCTTCGCGATCGCCCCCTTCGTCGGCGGGTGGTTCTTCGAAGAGCCGCGAGCGGTGCGGCTGATACAGGCCATCGGTCTCTCGCCGCTCCTCCTCGGGTTCCGGAACCCCGGTATCGTCTACTTCCAGAAGAACCTCGACTTCCACAAGCAGTTCGCCTACAAGATCGGTGGAGACACCGCTCAGTTCGTCGCGGGCGTCGGGTACGCGTTGATCGAGCCGACCGCGTGGGCGTTCGTGGTCGGGTTCCTCGCGGCCGACGTCACCAAACTCGTCGTCTCGTACGCGATGCACGACTACCGTCCGTTCCCGTCGTTCGACCTCGACGTCGCCAAGGAACTCGTCGACTACGGGAAGTGGCTCACGGGATCGTCGATACTGTACTTTCTGTACAGCCAGGGCGACGACGCCTTCGTCGGCTGGCTCCTGACCCCCACGGCGCTGGCGTACTACCAGTACACCTACCGGTTCTCGAACGCCCCGGCGACGGAGCTGTCGCAGGTGCTCACGAGCGTGATGTTCCCCGCCTACTCGAAGCTGCAGTCGGACGCGGAGGAGCTTCGGAGCGCGTTCTCCAAGACGCTCCGGTTCACCGCGCTCGTCTCGTTCCCAGCGGCGATCGGTATCGCCGCGATAGCGCCCGATTTCGTCATGACGGTGTTCGGCGAGGACTGGATGCCCGCGGTTCCGGCCATGCAGGTCCTCGCGTTCTACGGGCTCATGCGCGCGCTCGCCAAGACGGTCGGACCGGTCTGGCACGCCCTCGGCCGTCCGGACCTCATCACGAAGCTGTCCGCGCTCCGCGTCGCGCTGATCGCCGTCTTCATCTACCCGATGACCAACGCGTTCGGCATCGTGGGAACGGCCCTCACGGTCACGGGGATATTCGTCTTCCCGATGCTCCCGCTCGACATGTACATCATGTCAGACATGATTGACATGCCGATGCGCGAGATATACTACGAGTTCGTCTACCCCCTGGTCGCGAGCGTTCCGATGGGAGTCGCCGTCTGGTATCTCGCAGGGGTCTCGCCGTTCGGCTCCCTCGTGAACCTCGTCCTCCTCATTCCCACCGGGGCCGTCATTTACGGCGCGCTGGTGCTGGCGCTCGAGTTCGCGACCAAGTGGACGGTCACCGACAACTTCGAGATGATCTTCCGCAAACTGGCGTCGTAG
- a CDS encoding FG-GAP repeat domain-containing protein yields MSFCLTSDLTGNGRPDVIVGAVGRKAPVTIPIIDKRIFLGKLVGTREIINRLEWNVFWYENPGWERHEVAKSPELSVGAALGDVDGDGRVELVTGQNLNEHELYWFEQGADPRSRWTRRLITDDFEKYHDVAVADVDDDGELEVLALSQESETVFYYDVPDDPTLEPWPVTNRHLVAENLDVEGVQVLDIDGDGRTEIVAGTNVFHRRDDGTWDREVVAEGWEWTRIVAADVDGDGEKELVVTEGDLPYQGDRRARLGVFDPPDWELTVLHDDMSNPHSLQVADLNEDGDLDIFVAEMGLEEGHEPRQFVFWNRGDGTFDSEVVASGVPTHEAKLVDLDGDGRLDVVGKGYAHRTVDVWHQA; encoded by the coding sequence ATGAGTTTCTGTCTCACTTCCGACCTCACGGGAAACGGTCGCCCAGACGTCATCGTCGGTGCGGTCGGGAGGAAAGCCCCCGTCACCATTCCGATAATCGACAAACGAATCTTCCTCGGGAAGCTCGTCGGCACCCGCGAGATCATCAACCGACTCGAGTGGAACGTCTTCTGGTACGAGAACCCCGGCTGGGAGCGACACGAGGTCGCGAAGTCGCCGGAGCTGTCGGTCGGCGCCGCGCTCGGCGACGTCGACGGCGACGGCCGCGTCGAGCTCGTCACCGGGCAGAACCTCAACGAACACGAGCTCTACTGGTTCGAACAGGGGGCGGACCCGCGCAGTCGGTGGACGCGCCGGCTCATCACCGACGACTTCGAGAAGTACCACGACGTGGCCGTCGCCGACGTGGACGACGACGGAGAGCTCGAGGTGCTCGCGCTCTCACAGGAGAGCGAGACCGTCTTCTACTACGACGTTCCCGACGATCCGACCTTGGAGCCGTGGCCCGTCACCAACCGCCACCTCGTCGCCGAGAACCTGGACGTCGAGGGCGTGCAGGTCCTCGACATCGACGGCGACGGACGCACGGAGATCGTCGCCGGTACGAACGTGTTCCACCGGCGCGACGACGGCACGTGGGACCGCGAGGTCGTCGCCGAGGGGTGGGAGTGGACCCGGATCGTCGCCGCCGACGTCGACGGCGACGGCGAGAAGGAGCTCGTCGTGACGGAGGGAGACCTCCCGTATCAGGGCGACCGCCGCGCGCGACTCGGGGTCTTCGACCCGCCGGACTGGGAGCTGACGGTACTGCACGACGACATGTCGAACCCGCACTCGCTCCAAGTGGCGGACCTGAACGAAGACGGCGACCTCGACATCTTCGTCGCCGAAATGGGGTTAGAGGAGGGACACGAGCCGAGGCAGTTCGTCTTCTGGAACCGAGGCGACGGAACGTTCGACTCGGAGGTGGTCGCGAGCGGCGTGCCGACGCACGAGGCGAAACTGGTCGACCTCGACGGCGACGGACGGCTCGACGTCGTCGGCAAGGGGTACGCGCACCGCACCGTCGACGTGTGGCACCAGGCCTGA
- a CDS encoding metal-dependent hydrolase, producing MWPWGHLAFAYLLHSSVVHLWYRRRPAWPGVALVALGSQVPDLIDKPLAWTLNILPSGRSLGHSVLVGTLIVVAAVALCRRYDLRGWPFALGYYSHLLGDSIRPLIDGRFHDLAFLLWPFFEVETGSGPSIGIVQYLLNAQLEGTVLVDLGLASAVFVWWLVDGAPGVRPVWQVLRRRSVTAGK from the coding sequence GTGTGGCCCTGGGGACACCTCGCGTTCGCGTACCTGCTTCACTCGTCGGTCGTGCACCTCTGGTATCGCCGACGTCCGGCGTGGCCCGGCGTCGCACTCGTGGCGCTCGGCTCGCAGGTGCCGGACCTCATCGACAAGCCGCTCGCGTGGACGCTTAACATCCTCCCGAGCGGTCGATCGCTCGGCCACTCGGTCCTCGTCGGCACGCTCATCGTCGTCGCCGCGGTCGCGCTCTGCAGGCGATACGATCTGCGGGGGTGGCCGTTCGCCCTCGGCTACTACTCGCATCTCCTCGGCGATTCGATCCGGCCTCTGATCGACGGCCGGTTCCACGACCTCGCGTTCCTCCTGTGGCCGTTCTTCGAGGTGGAGACTGGGTCCGGGCCGTCGATCGGGATCGTTCAGTACCTGCTGAACGCGCAGCTCGAGGGGACGGTGTTGGTCGACCTCGGCCTGGCGAGCGCCGTCTTCGTCTGGTGGCTCGTCGACGGCGCGCCCGGCGTCAGACCCGTGTGGCAGGTGCTTCGCCGGCGATCCGTCACCGCGGGGAAGTAG
- a CDS encoding sulfatase produces MSADRVNVVWITLESVRAANSSVCGYDRETTPNLERIASEPDGTAFQHCFSQSMWTPASSASILTGTYLFEHRVGYDGKAKEPLPPEIATLPELLRDRGYQTACFTPNAYLSEATGLDRGFERYHHALLRRAFHEPETRTAALKYLLRAWEYGPGFSLNVRRHNQTYIMREVLKGWLDEFAADDDPFFLYTHCPNPHLPYAPPRKWIDRFTDEIDFSTSEALELSLETYASRDRMIQRIVDGCPFSEDEWEALEAMYDAEIAYADEFVGALYDHVQELTDGETVFVVTGDHGDLFGEQGVLGHNLVLDDHLTNVPMVVSGIGGLEHARDKVVQHIDVTRTLAERLGVSHDQFSGVDLRDATPDGAISQRGIPHFDEYLEADPEFDTSRYHETPMTAFRTDEFKYVKGSEKAELFRLPDEETEVGDEYPAVRDELDERLEARLLDMTTPEAGEAEATYSAAMEQQLTDLGYL; encoded by the coding sequence ATGAGTGCAGATCGGGTTAACGTCGTCTGGATAACCCTCGAGAGCGTCAGAGCGGCGAACTCGTCGGTATGTGGGTACGACCGCGAGACGACCCCGAACCTTGAGCGGATCGCGTCAGAGCCCGATGGGACAGCGTTTCAGCACTGCTTCTCGCAGTCGATGTGGACACCGGCGTCGAGCGCCTCCATCCTCACGGGGACGTATCTGTTCGAACACCGAGTCGGGTACGACGGGAAGGCGAAGGAGCCGCTCCCGCCGGAGATAGCCACCCTTCCCGAACTGCTACGAGATCGGGGGTACCAGACCGCGTGTTTCACGCCGAACGCCTATCTCAGCGAGGCGACGGGGCTCGATCGGGGGTTTGAGAGATATCACCACGCCTTGCTCCGTCGCGCGTTTCACGAACCGGAAACGCGGACGGCGGCGTTAAAGTACCTCTTGCGCGCCTGGGAGTACGGCCCCGGATTCTCGCTCAACGTGCGGCGGCACAACCAGACGTACATCATGCGCGAGGTCCTGAAGGGATGGCTCGACGAGTTCGCGGCCGACGACGACCCCTTCTTCCTCTACACGCACTGTCCGAACCCGCACCTCCCGTACGCGCCGCCGCGGAAGTGGATCGATCGGTTCACCGACGAGATCGATTTCTCGACGAGCGAGGCGCTGGAGCTGTCGCTGGAGACGTACGCGAGCCGGGACCGGATGATCCAGCGCATCGTCGACGGGTGCCCCTTCTCCGAGGACGAGTGGGAGGCGCTCGAAGCGATGTACGACGCCGAGATAGCGTACGCGGACGAGTTCGTCGGGGCGCTGTACGATCACGTACAAGAGCTGACCGACGGTGAGACCGTCTTCGTCGTCACCGGCGACCACGGCGACCTGTTCGGCGAGCAGGGCGTGCTCGGCCACAACCTCGTCCTCGACGACCATTTGACGAACGTGCCGATGGTCGTCTCCGGGATCGGGGGACTGGAGCACGCGCGAGACAAGGTCGTCCAGCACATCGACGTCACGCGGACCCTCGCGGAGCGGCTCGGGGTCTCTCACGACCAGTTCAGCGGTGTCGATCTACGAGACGCCACCCCCGACGGCGCGATCAGCCAGCGGGGGATCCCGCACTTCGACGAGTACCTGGAGGCAGACCCGGAGTTCGACACCTCCCGGTACCACGAGACGCCGATGACGGCGTTCCGCACGGACGAGTTCAAATACGTGAAGGGGTCCGAGAAGGCGGAGCTGTTCAGACTTCCGGACGAGGAGACGGAGGTGGGCGACGAGTATCCGGCGGTCCGCGACGAGCTCGACGAGCGCCTAGAGGCACGGCTTCTGGACATGACCACGCCGGAAGCGGGGGAAGCCGAGGCGACGTACTCCGCCGCGATGGAACAGCAGCTCACCGACCTCGGCTATCTCTGA
- a CDS encoding phosphoribosyltransferase family protein, with product MNYRSVADLNADTRRLARASATDADLIVGIPRSGLLVANLLCLYLDVPMTDVDGLCEGDLIDTGDRYDGDRTIRDVDSVLVVDDSVRSGGQMTETRERLEAHDFPFDVSYGAIYVSPWGHEYVDHWVEVVPTPRVFEWNVMHHPMLQYSCVDIDGVLCRDPTPEENDDGERYREFLADVEPNVVPNQRIGHLVTSRLEQYRPETERWLDEHGIRYDSLVMMDLPSKRARQERGNHARHKADAYDSTDAPLFIESDPRQAAAISRRTGKPVFCYETQEMVRPGHAKRTYRTAERAVSKFKEDPVAFPVSAGKFLYYRGYHLVSKLLP from the coding sequence ATGAACTACAGGAGCGTCGCGGACCTCAATGCCGACACGCGTCGGCTCGCGCGCGCGAGCGCGACCGACGCCGACCTGATCGTCGGAATCCCGAGAAGCGGTCTGCTGGTTGCGAACCTGTTGTGTCTCTACCTCGACGTTCCGATGACGGACGTCGACGGGCTCTGTGAGGGCGATCTCATTGACACGGGAGACCGGTACGATGGGGACCGTACGATCCGCGACGTCGACTCCGTGCTCGTCGTGGACGACTCCGTGAGATCGGGCGGACAGATGACGGAAACGCGGGAGCGACTCGAAGCGCACGATTTCCCGTTCGACGTCTCGTACGGCGCCATCTACGTCTCTCCGTGGGGACACGAGTACGTCGATCACTGGGTCGAGGTCGTTCCCACCCCTCGCGTCTTCGAGTGGAACGTGATGCATCATCCGATGTTGCAGTACTCGTGCGTGGATATCGACGGCGTGCTCTGTCGAGACCCGACTCCCGAGGAGAACGACGACGGGGAACGGTATCGCGAGTTCCTCGCCGACGTCGAGCCGAACGTCGTCCCGAACCAACGGATCGGACACCTCGTCACGAGCAGACTGGAACAGTACCGGCCCGAAACCGAGCGCTGGTTGGACGAACACGGGATCCGGTACGACTCGCTCGTGATGATGGACCTGCCGAGCAAACGAGCCAGGCAGGAGCGGGGAAACCACGCGCGGCACAAGGCGGACGCGTACGACTCGACCGACGCGCCGCTCTTCATCGAGAGCGACCCCCGGCAGGCCGCTGCGATCAGCCGGCGGACCGGCAAGCCGGTGTTCTGTTACGAGACTCAGGAGATGGTCCGACCCGGTCACGCGAAACGCACGTACCGAACGGCCGAGAGAGCCGTTTCGAAGTTCAAAGAGGACCCGGTGGCGTTCCCGGTGAGTGCCGGTAAGTTCCTCTACTATCGCGGCTACCACTTGGTCTCGAAGCTGCTTCCGTAG
- a CDS encoding nucleotide sugar dehydrogenase has translation MTRPPTKPEPLYDAARSDEELRALVDGRGASVAVYGLGKMGLPLATAFADRVGDVVGVDVDESVVESVNRGDCHIDGEPELPDLVAETVGDGALRATTDARAAAERATAHVVIVPTPITEANEPDLSIFDTVVDSVASGLSPGDAVFVECTVPPGTCRDRLVPTLVERSGLAPDEFGAAFCPERTSSGRALEDITGAYPKIVGGVDAESARVAEAVYERVTDNDVIRVSDATTAEAVKLFEGLYRDVNIALANELGTLADDLGVDVRESADAANTQPFCHIHSPGPGVGGHCIPWYPYFVMSRVDTPTPLLRTAREVNDSMPAFTAGIVERELAERGKPIDGSRVLVLGVTYRPGVKETRATPAGPLVADLKRRGADTFATDPMLDDETIASFGAEPVALAEVGRSDPDAVVVVTPHEAFDAVEWDGFEDVVVVDGRDALGDVGHPTYTIGSGRT, from the coding sequence ATGACCCGGCCGCCGACGAAGCCGGAGCCGCTGTACGACGCCGCCCGCAGCGACGAGGAACTGCGCGCGCTCGTCGACGGGCGGGGCGCGTCAGTCGCGGTGTACGGGCTCGGAAAGATGGGGCTCCCGCTGGCGACCGCGTTCGCCGATCGGGTCGGCGACGTGGTCGGCGTCGACGTCGACGAGTCGGTCGTCGAGTCGGTCAACCGCGGCGACTGTCACATCGACGGGGAGCCGGAGCTACCCGACCTGGTGGCCGAAACCGTCGGGGACGGCGCGCTCCGCGCGACGACCGACGCCCGGGCGGCGGCGGAACGGGCGACCGCCCACGTCGTCATCGTTCCGACGCCCATCACTGAGGCGAACGAACCGGACCTCTCCATCTTCGATACGGTCGTCGACTCGGTTGCCTCCGGGCTCTCGCCCGGCGACGCGGTGTTCGTCGAGTGCACCGTTCCCCCGGGGACGTGCCGCGACCGGCTCGTCCCGACGCTCGTCGAGCGGAGCGGGCTCGCCCCCGACGAGTTCGGCGCCGCGTTCTGCCCGGAGCGCACGTCGAGCGGCCGGGCGCTCGAGGACATCACCGGCGCGTACCCGAAGATCGTCGGCGGCGTCGACGCGGAGAGCGCCCGCGTGGCCGAGGCCGTCTACGAGCGCGTCACCGACAACGACGTCATCCGCGTCTCCGACGCGACGACGGCCGAGGCGGTCAAGCTGTTCGAGGGGCTCTACCGCGACGTCAACATCGCCCTCGCGAACGAGCTCGGGACCCTGGCGGACGACCTCGGGGTCGACGTGCGGGAGTCGGCTGACGCGGCCAACACGCAGCCGTTCTGTCACATCCACAGCCCCGGCCCCGGCGTCGGCGGCCACTGCATCCCGTGGTACCCGTACTTCGTGATGAGCCGGGTGGACACGCCGACGCCACTGCTCCGGACCGCGAGGGAAGTGAACGACTCGATGCCGGCGTTCACCGCGGGGATCGTTGAGCGCGAGCTCGCCGAGCGAGGGAAACCGATCGACGGATCGCGGGTGCTGGTCCTCGGCGTCACGTACCGTCCGGGCGTCAAGGAGACGCGCGCGACGCCCGCCGGACCGCTCGTCGCCGACCTGAAGCGGCGCGGCGCGGACACGTTCGCGACGGATCCCATGCTCGACGACGAGACGATCGCCTCGTTCGGCGCGGAACCGGTCGCGCTGGCCGAGGTCGGCCGCTCCGACCCGGACGCCGTCGTCGTCGTCACCCCCCACGAGGCCTTCGACGCGGTCGAGTGGGACGGCTTCGAGGACGTCGTCGTGGTCGACGGCCGGGATGCGCTCGGCGACGTCGGCCACCCGACGTACACCATCGGATCCGGGCGGACCTGA
- a CDS encoding Gfo/Idh/MocA family protein codes for MTADDGGDVDVGVIGVGAMGRNHARVYAELPGAHLVGIADADADRAADVAAEIGTTSHATGALLDRVDAVSIAVPTEYHADLARDCIDAGVHALVEKPFVTSVAEGRDLIERAEAADVLVQAGHIERFNPAVAELTRIVDGVSPIAVDARRLGPPSDDGRSLDENVVHDLMIHDLDIVRSLVSGDVARINALRTDDGQHATAQLRFGDGTIATLTASRVTQQKVRDITITAEECYIELDYLTQTIEIHRQSRPEYMEIGGNIRYHHEGITERPMVQSGEPLRYELESFVESVAEHATPRITAEDGLRAVELADAVLERADATEGPRTDARHAVPSDR; via the coding sequence ATGACGGCCGACGACGGTGGCGACGTCGATGTCGGCGTCATCGGCGTCGGCGCGATGGGCCGGAACCACGCGCGAGTGTACGCTGAGCTCCCCGGCGCGCACCTCGTCGGGATCGCCGACGCGGACGCCGACCGCGCCGCCGACGTCGCGGCCGAGATCGGCACGACGTCGCACGCGACAGGCGCGCTGCTCGACCGGGTCGACGCGGTGTCGATCGCCGTCCCGACGGAGTATCACGCGGACCTCGCCCGCGACTGCATCGACGCGGGGGTCCACGCGCTCGTCGAGAAGCCGTTCGTGACCTCGGTCGCGGAGGGACGGGACCTGATCGAGCGGGCGGAGGCGGCGGACGTGCTCGTCCAGGCCGGCCACATCGAGCGGTTCAACCCGGCGGTGGCGGAGCTGACTCGGATCGTCGACGGCGTGTCGCCGATCGCCGTCGACGCCCGCCGCCTCGGGCCGCCGAGCGACGACGGGCGGTCGCTGGACGAGAACGTCGTCCACGACCTGATGATACACGACCTCGACATCGTCCGGTCGCTCGTCTCCGGGGACGTCGCCCGGATAAACGCCCTCCGGACCGACGACGGGCAGCACGCGACCGCGCAGCTCCGGTTCGGCGACGGCACCATCGCCACGCTCACCGCCAGCCGCGTGACCCAGCAGAAGGTCCGCGACATCACGATCACGGCCGAGGAGTGTTACATCGAGCTCGACTACCTCACGCAGACGATCGAGATCCACCGCCAGTCCCGCCCGGAGTACATGGAGATCGGGGGGAACATCCGCTACCACCATGAGGGGATCACGGAGCGCCCGATGGTCCAGTCGGGCGAGCCGCTGCGATACGAACTCGAGTCGTTCGTCGAGTCGGTCGCGGAGCACGCGACGCCGCGGATCACGGCCGAGGACGGGCTCCGCGCGGTGGAGCTCGCCGACGCCGTCCTCGAGCGCGCGGACGCGACCGAGGGGCCTCGAACCGACGCCAGACACGCGGTTCCGTCGGACCGATGA